acttagaatcggggtcctgacacccccccccccccaaggcgatTTTTTTTGCTTGGCTAGCCCTGCAAGATCGAATTTGGACTGTCGATCAGCCGGAGTGGCACGGTTGGGCAAATTGTGGCCTATGGCCGCTATGCAAGAGAGAGCAAGAAACGGGACCCCATCCCTTCTTCAAGTGTCGATACACAATTAGGCTTTGGAGAGCAATCATCGACAAGCTTGGTTTGCCTCACGTCAACACCTCCGAGTGGCATCTTCATGAATCCGTCAATCAGTGGTGGGACAAACAGACCGACAACCACACTCCAAACTGGCATGCCATGGCATCCCTCACCATGCTTATCTCATGGACCGTTTGAAACGAGCGGAATGCTAGGGTTTTCCGCCAAAAATATGCGCCACCGCCTATTGTACTTACACTCATTATCGAGGAGGCCAAATTATGGATCACTGCTGGCGCCAAGAAACTAGGGAATGTTATTTTGTGTGAGTAATTATCATGCCGTTTTGTGGGGTGTCTTGTAAAACTCTAAACTCTTTTCTCTCCTATTTAATGGATGAGGCGAATCTTAtgcctccgttttgaaaaaaaaaatgagGTGCCTTTCCGACAGGTTAACTTTACGCTTAGTGGCACTGTAAGTAGCAAGTCAACTGGCGGCCTAAAGAGCAATGCACATGAAAACAGCACGATGTTGTAGGAAGCTTAGTGTAAAGGAACATTATTTGCCCAAAACATGAGTACTTATTTCTGAATGGTTGTTCCATGTCTGGGAAGAGACAGTAAACAGTTAATCAGCGCCAAAAATCATTGAAGATCAATAGTGACTTGTCATGGATTTTAAAATTAACAGTATCTATGAAATAAGAATGGCATTTAGCTATATTTAGTTTTCTTTTTCCAAGGAGTGGTTGGTTGAGAGATGTTTGCACTACTTAATTTGTGTTTTGCTTCCAAGACTACTCATTTGACAAGAGAAAGTACAGAACTAAAAGCAGCATATTTGCTTGGACATTTTTCCCATGACAGTACAATAAAACAAATTACGTTGTACTAACTCTACTCAAATGTATTGGCCTGTAGCAAACATTAAAACAAGCATTAGATGGCAGCATACATCACAGTTATCTCAGCACAACAGCATGAAAAATAAAATACACTCACTTCATCAACTTTGTTGTGTAAAAATCAACGTAAACCAACTCAATCCACAAATCTCAAATCAAGCTATCAAAGAAGTGGCTATGAAAATGAAAATTTAATAGCATAAGGCTAGCTTTTATACAGGCCCGCACTTCAATGCCATATTGGCTACAAGGAGTAGCTACTATTGAACTATGGACAAGAAACATACCTCAAAAGCTTGCTTCAGGTTCTCGAGCTCCTTGTCTAGATCATTGATTGCTTGGGTATACGCCTGCGTTGGGGAGGATTGGCTTGCAGTATGGATCTGCCCAAACAATAAAACATGAGGCCAAGCAAACTCTAATCCGATGAAGGAACGGAACAAACATAAATATGCACCCTACCCTAACAATGATCTTGTACTGAAGGGGGTGAGGGAGCTTATAGCCAGCAAAGTGAACATTTGGGTCCCTGTGCAGCTGCCTGCAGAATCTCATAGATATAGAAGAAAATTATAAGGTGTGAACTGATGAACATAACCGAGGAAAAAAAGGCACACAGTTTATCTACACTTACATGCGGAGGATGTTGCCGATGGTATGGTCCTCACGTTCAATTGTGAAAGATGCAGCATTCATGATCTTTGTATCCTTCTCGAAGGACACCCTGCATTACATAAATACATAACAGTAAGGATTACGTCCATAATCTTTGAGTCACAGAGCAGCAGGTAGAGACTACTACAAGCCTTAATTGTAATGAAAGTAAAAAAGGTTTAAAGCATCAGATTTTCATAACTACATGCCAAAAAGATCACATGAACAGGCGCAAAATGGCTATTAATGACAGAATTTAAATCTTTAATTATTTTAAGGAAGTTGTATCCCACTGCTTCTTCTTTTTCACAAAAAAGTCTATACCTGACAAAACACAATTGAAGCATTTTCTAGAAAAATGTCGGAGAAAGTGTGTTGTTAGAGTAGACTCACTTCTTTGTGCCCTCAGGCACGACGAAGCGCTCATAGCGGTCAGGGGCATTCATCTCCAATCAACACCTGGCTCCTAAAATTCACCGACGGATACATGTATCAGTATCAGGCCAATACGGATACATAAATTCGGCATTTTGGGAAGGAGCCAATACGGTGATGAGTTTTACTATTTTTTAATTCACAAAAATGTATATGTATAGAAGCTAGGAACAGCAGATTACCTTCTTGTTTGCTCTACTGTGGATGCCGAAGCAGCTCCAAGCCCCTCCAATTGACAATGTTGATGCCCTGTTCCAACTCAAGTTCCAAAGGGGTAGAATTAGATTTTTAGTAAGTGTAAAATGAATATGGAGCATCACATCAAATCATTAGTTAGTTGTACATCTATCATGGCATAACACGAAAGGTGGAACCTGAAGATCAATCAGTCTACATGCAAAAGGAGAAACAATCACTTTAAATGGCAAAATAATTTAGGTCTGATTGTTAAAATCAACAACACAGCGTAACAGTACCACTATATTCCCAATCATAAACAAGATTTGGGACATCTATCATGCCAACAATGACACTAGTACTAATGTGTTAACCAATTTCGGCCAGTATAACCAAGACAAAGCTTTGATTTCAGGTCAAGTCGGTGCAGATAAATAAACTTAATCTTTTCCTTTTCATATATCGTCAATCATTGCATGATTGctaacatgtttaaaccaaaacatTTGCTCATcgggaaaaaaaattcaaactacaATTTCTAAAAATTTGCCCCTACAAGCATTATCAGTTTATCACAAACACCTATCAAGCAAAATCCTTTCACATGTAAACTTGAACATGCACTAGAAAAATCATGCAGCAAGTAGTCATCTAGAAATAATCATCGTTCTATTGTCGCAATATCAAATACAGTATACAGCAAGTACTCATCCAATACAAAATCaggatttttttttgaacaaatagaggatgcaagaggaaggaggaaggaggaaggattGGTGGCTACCTGCCTATGGCCTGGTCGGCGGCGTTAGTTTAAGTGGTGTTAGAGCCCCACATCCCAACAAACTAGAAGGGTTGGCGGAGAAATATTCGGAGAGGTCCCGGAGAAAGTGAGAGACTGAAACAATTCAAGTATGTTAGGGCTCGACACGAAAAAGAGGAACCCAGGCTCTGATGGATCGCTCTACTCCCCGTTAGTACAATAGAACGAGGAACGAGGAGCGAGGAGCGAGGAGGAGTCAGAAAGGAGAGGGACAAATTACCTCCATCGAGGTGCACTTCTAGTTCTAGGTGGTAGCATTACCTCACACGAGATGGGATCTACTTGCTACACATAGTGCGGCTCCCAACAAATGCCAACGTTCATGTttcaagaatatctttcgatatctccaaggaaCAAAGGATCTTGGACTACTTTCTATTTGGTGAGAAAGCATGATTCTAATATGATTGGATACACATGTGTTGACTATTTATCTGATTCACATAATGCCAGATCGCAAAACGACTTTTGGTTCCTACATGGTGAAACTGCCATGTCATAAAATTTTTCCAAACATACTCTTGCGGCAACATTCACCAATCAATATGAGAAAACCCATTATATGAGGCTTCTGAAGAATGTGTATGGCTTTGCAGAATAACAAACCACAGACAACGGTCATGTGGATTTGGTGCTTGTGTTGCACATATGCAAATAGGATATCAAGAACAATATCACTAAGCATATTGCTACTAAGTTGTTTCCCCATGAACTCTAGAAAAACAGGAAAATAAGCATCTTGCAAGTTAAATCATGTGAAAATTCACTGATTTATTTGCCAAATCTCTACCAGCTTCTACATTTTCAGAAATAATGCTCGTGAAATTAGTATGTGACGACTTCAAGACATGCAAGAATCAGGGATGTATCTTCCTGAATTGTTTTTATTCAAAGCATCATAAAACTTTTTTTTTCCTTTGTGAGTTTTGTGTTTAGTTCTCATCAAGGATTTTAATGAATACTTTTTGAAGGAGAATCCTTTCAAGATGATGATGGCATCTGGACAAGTATAGATTAGGGGAGTGTTATGACTTAATTAAGCATGATTAATTGAAGAGAAATCTACGTGTGTACAAACAGACGTATGATTAGTGTTAAAAATgcccttatattatgggacgggggaATAGAACCAGCACATCGCTGcatacttgtaagtgcatctagtgccccttagtgattttggtgtattgaagacttataggttaagtgactaatgtgtttatgagtgtacacaggtctataagtctatgaggagtttgatatttacagagaaagtcgacccctaaaaatgaagttcttcgactgaagattttggattTCTGAAGAATTTCTGaaaactttgaaagtgaagaaattggtgtgaccttgaaggcttggtattcattcgaggaacatggagcatgaagacttttgttttcgtagtttcattttctctttcttgagtcataggaaacaccgtactgttaaagggggtcgaggaaatactaaggaaaaatttccatgtgatgctcaactcaaaatcctacacctaccaatcccttcgagtgaagccattggaaatctcatacagttcagtcatattcttcagtgacagagacgaagttcttctggtctctgaggaatttgctctgactggagagttaggaattcgccagtgcggattgcctacacagtgaggaacatgatagccctgaggaatttgatactcaaatttctaaccgttgctgtgctacgcgccagctgtcccaaaatatctacccacctaacgatcatattattgaagggcatttatgtcttatcatgtcgggctgctccctaggctataaatagccgccccctacaaccactagctggttggctgctccgagagaaactgacacttgtcatttgagagcatcccatcctccgaggactttgagcgaaaatcatcgagtgaggaaaacccaaacccaaacacctacaaacccagaGTGATTGAGCAtcctgaagagattgatcctgcgtggatccgacgcttgttatctttgaagactgtgcttcttccagacggttaggcgtcatggtctagagcatccaaaaggaattgtggatcgccgagtgaccgagtctgtgaaggtttggaagtcacctgaagacttaccacgagtgattgggcgaggtctgtgtgaccttagctcaaggagaatacggtgaggactgtgtgtccgcaggtttaaatacctagccgctccaaccagacgtacaactgagacagcagttggaactggtctaccaaatcattgtcttcaccaagcttactggttctatttcctcaactctttcatttcctcataactgtgttgtgcattTGTTCATattctgtgtttgaagactttgactgaagactttctcaatttcctcggttcaatttcttcagtctgtttgtcttcatcctgtgctatcctgtgtttacgctttttgtactctgtgctcgtcttcatttcatcatgatgaccatgcttgtattctgctatgtttacttttgagtacttattccgctgacagtagttctttgctaaggaatttcctcacctacaaattcctcagtgaagaattcataaaagtcgcctattcaccccccctctagtcgatataacgcactttcaattggtatcaaagcaaggtaatcccttgttctgtgtgattttggtttaatcgcctggagttttagttatgtcgaccgcaggtatgatcaaggtctcagctgggtgtcctaccttcgatgggacggactacccctactagaagaataagatgcgtatgcatcttgaggcaattgataacgatctctggtatgttgtggagaatggtgttcccccagtcacaccttctctgaatgctactgatgtgaagagattcaagcaactcgactcccaagcgaagaacatcatatgtggccatttgagcaaagggcagtatggaagagtgagtgctttggaaactgccaaacttatctgggataggctgtccatagtgaatgaaggagtctcaacacagcgtgactctcgagttgacgttcttcgcaatctcttcaaccgcttcaaaagactcgacaatgaaaatgttcaacaaaccttcgatcgcctcactgacatctcaaatgagcttcaagcgcttggtgccgctgacatcaccgaccatgaggtggtgaagaaactgctgagatcgcttgattcctcatttgatactctggcactaatgatacaagagcgtgctgactacaagtcacttgatcccgctgatatcctcgagaggctaaatactcatgagttccagcttgctgaaaagagagatctatatggtttgagctatggcagatcacgtgccctgaaggccaaggcagtgtctgaatctgaagatgaagattctggcagcagccttggtgatcctgaagaactgagccatgaactagcactgctcgtgaagaaatttcagaagttctcaagacgtggttgctttggaaaaccctcaaggagtaatgattcctcatcaagtgactacaagaagaggctttgccacaaatgcaagaaacctggtcactacattcaagattgtcctcagtggaaaaaggaatcaaagaagaagaaatacaaggattacagttctgatgatgcaaagaagaagaagaaatcctcaaattcttcatcatcaaaatcctcaaagtcttcatctcacaagaagagcagctccaagaaggctcgggcattcattggcaaggaaatggactctgaggctgaatctgaggaacatgaggaagaggaggcatctgaggagtctgagtctggtgtggcgagtctagccctcgctactgcatttgtcagcaagtctatcttcaactttgaagaaaatgacctcaccaacaaggctggatgaaggcaatgatgactacgctcccacctattgcttcatggcaaagggtgccaaggtactcaaatatacctcctctgaatcaagtgagaatgaatctgatgaaaacctcaagcccagctactctaaacttgctaagattgttgtgaaacaacaaaatgcttttgaaaaggttcaaaatatgctagacaaaagtgatgatatgttgggtgaagaaatggatcgcattaaaaccttaactgaaaatcttcagagacttcagtctaggtttgataaccttcaaggtcatcataacactctcttatctgatcatgagaagctttcttatgaatttcttcagagaaagcaagatcttgaaaagctaagagtgagttatgaagatcttcagaaggagcgcgattcattacttgctcaacaaatcagcgcttctcaggaagaatttgttcctccatatttgaaatgcattgaacgtgaatctgctaattcttcacctgaatgttcaaatgctattaatgctacaaattcttcaactgtctctgctatcactaattcctcatttgaggacattgctagtatcactgatgatgcagggctgaaggaattgtacatgacaggcaggtacaaaagcctcaaagggcatcagactctttgtgatgtgtttaaaaagcagatcctcaacaggaaccctaggaaagagggtattgcctttgagaggaaactcaatgctgatggtacttattggaagcctgagcaataccccaaaacctcatgggttgctgcaaagggacctccagtagatccatctaatctatctggctttacatgtgaatctcctcattcttctgatgagttatttgactccaactataaattgttcaaaaatcagaatggtgaagtatttgctagatatgttggcactaactgcaggaacggttcccttatgaagaaaatctgggttcccaaaatatgccttgaaagtcttcaggtgaatgtcctcatgacaccacctgtgaagaataggaaccccggatcaaactcttcatatggaccaaattcttcatatggatccaagtcctcatacggaccaaattcctcacgtggatcatattcctcaaaaggatcaaagtcctcatatgattatcatcgtgctaacacctctgtttcgcagggaagagctaagggctatgaatatgagcattactcttctaaccattatgttcataagtcctcgaagaatttctctgcttattcatatgcttatcctagctcctcttatgtgaaacgaaatggactggcttctatgccacctttctcatatggagctcgcagaatgatgaactctttaccaccccttcagatgtgggtgatGAAGAAAAGTGTAAGGgtatatttatccctaaggtgttttggtgattgatgacaatgcttttgcggactaatcgtgtgcgttgagtgtttttcagagattcattcttttgGGCACGAGACGATATCCTCCCCTCTGAActtaaagcgaagacggtgtagtcctttcggattagtttggtggactagtttcatagggatcaccgtactatcaagagggggtccgctttggaaaagctagggcggaatcatcacgtacacttcctttgcccctccctccgagcctttccgtttcgttGATGGGCTTGGATTCTCCTTTccttgtgccctctctggtcccagcggtagtaccgcgcgccagagcggtagtaccgcttgggtggtacaagcggtagtaccgctccggagcggtagtaccgcccagagcagtagtaccgctagtagctccgtgtgtgtgctatctctggtcccagcggtagtaccgcgggactgAGCGGTAGTAcagcttgggtgccacaagcggtagtaccgctctggacgcggtagtaccgctccagagcagtagtaccgctggtggccccaagccgtagtaccgctctggtctcgtgctagtaccgcctcgattcgagggctcatttttcgtgtcgggttttacggtactggccgcggctgtggggggcgtagtaccgctcctgtgcggtagtaccgccctccctccgcggtagtaccgctgtggaccaagcggtagtaccgcgcttttgggcggtagtaccgcttagtgttgcaagcggtagtaccgctgtcacagcggtactaccgctctcttcggggcagagggggggtaacggttggtttgttccccccactatataaaggggtcttcttccccaaagttgactcatctcttcccccaaaagctccattgttgctccaagctccattttcgcccgatctctctccctagccaatcaaacttgttgatttgctcgggattggttgagaaggccacgatctacacttccaccaagagaaatttgattcccccacttatccctagcggatcttgttactcttgggtgtttgagcaccctagacggttgaggtcaccgcgaagccatagtccattgtggtgaagctttgtggtgtcgttgggagcctccaattaagttgtggagattgccccaaccttgtttgtaaaggttcagtcgccgccttcaagggcaccaatagtggaatcacggcatctcgcattgtgtgagggcgtgaggagaatacggtggccctagtggcttcttggggagcattgtgcctccacaccgctccaacggagacgtacttcccttcaaaaggaaggaacttcggtaacacatcctcgtctccaccggctccactcttggttatcttgttcctttactttcgctagtttacttgtgttGTTTCTCTTACTTACTTGCGTGCTTGtcgtcgttgcatcatataggttgttcacttagttgcatatctagacaacctattttgatgcaaagtttaatttggtaaagaaaagctaaaaattgttagttgcctattcacccccccccctctagtcaactatatcgatccttttcaattggtatcagagcctcgtctctttattaaggactttaccgtccaaagagtatggttgacgtcgtagacggtgcggaggagcactccggtgaaaatcctgtctcgtctacgggagatgggggaaccgcggtctctcgtgaggaattcaatgtggcgttggacacattgaaaacctccatgacaaccaaggtcaaaagcatgttgaataaattcttagaagggcttaaacttacaaCCGcatcgttgaaagtgggtgatcccgctaacaaggtgacggatgctacctccgacaagggggaagcttcgagcgagaaggctccttgttctagtgataaaaatggcaccggcatctttgcccatgtggaacctccacccgtctatggtggaccgcttccttccactcatttgaatcatgccggcccggcccctaagattgagaagaatgtagattttgattcttgggtctatcgttttaagtgtcatttaaatcatgtgaacactaacctttggagaatcattgaagaaggcttttatccgcatgaccgaagcaacttcactcctagagaagtggtggatcatcaattcaatgagaatgctctcttcatcatccaagaagcaatcccgcccgaagatcttcctcatctccggccttacaccgtggccaaagatgcttggctccaagttgtttccctctataagggaagcgcaagcattcaacgctccaactatgaagtggtgcaagatgaagccgacgagtttgcaatgaaagaagatgaagaacctcgtgagctttttcggagagtgaccaaacttgcggtctctctccgagatcatggaagtaaggacacggatgacaattggatcaagcgcaaattcctcaaggcaatgatgccctaccacaaagccatgtcctctgtaattcgtcaaaggccggacttccacactttgtcatcaagtgaagtgttggatgagtttgttgctatgagcatcttggacaagaccgccgacaatgcggtccttcgctctcaaagagtaaagaagcccaaccttgctctaaaggccaaggctagtatggaggaagaggatgaagaggaagaagaggagggcaacctcgaagatacgaagtatgcctatcatgaacacatggctcttgcgtcaaggcaattttggagcaagaagaacacgaggccaaacttcaacaaaagcaactcaagtggcgcaaagggcaagcaacggatgaggacttgcttcaattgtggcaatgtgagccactttgttgcggaatgcccttacgaga
This DNA window, taken from Triticum aestivum cultivar Chinese Spring chromosome 1D, IWGSC CS RefSeq v2.1, whole genome shotgun sequence, encodes the following:
- the LOC123166456 gene encoding DNA-directed RNA polymerases II, IV and V subunit 11-like, with the protein product MNAPDRYERFVVPEGTKKVSFEKDTKIMNAASFTIEREDHTIGNILRMQLHRDPNVHFAGYKLPHPLQYKIIVRIHTASQSSPTQAYTQAINDLDKELENLKQAFEDEKTRFERMKQGY